From the Palaemon carinicauda isolate YSFRI2023 chromosome 42, ASM3689809v2, whole genome shotgun sequence genome, one window contains:
- the LOC137632882 gene encoding cylicin-2-like, translated as MSVRVYLATFLLVKEKFIGESDSPSRTPCNAAGGICMANGSPKCWKAIQNTQCPDFKVCCLQKREKPDVIKESGNKHKEIASNKAVKYNEKHQDVENSEQKTKNIMGKKRLKAEKEMMKQKIKESNKLKEKTSGEENKNKNFLDNERDKVNGNLSKRPQDTVMKKKDKNESAKSSDNKHGDKQNARVNKNKEGKGGVKSPKHEDTKMKKKDKDESAKSSGNKQGGKQSAKSSDNKRGGKQNARTNKNKEGKGGVKNQKHPNTKGGRSKGKNGEVSRGNVENYLKKRKKKKKNQLSVSTRAKCSESSNCTNAGGDCRKQKFCRRPVLNATCNADDCICCENKGRQDSLTLVTVINVNINHNDIQHPILLLEKEALQVATRAASVQQRTGIASQTVNVQETSGRKDAKEGKVVGVVCPVSYCVSSFTENKLENSYI; from the exons ATGTCTGTTCGGGTAtatttggctactttcctcttg GTCAAAGAAAAGTTTATTGGCGAAAGCGATTCACCTTCAAGAACACCGTGCAATGCCGCTGGTGGAATCTGCATGGCAAATGGAAGTCCCAAATGCTGGAAAGCGATCCAGAATACGCAGTGTCCTGATTTTAAAGTCTGTTGCCTTCAGAAAA GGGAAAAACCAGATGTAATAAAGGAATCAGGAAATAAACATAAGGAAATTGCATCGAACAAAGCTGTTAAATATAATGAGAAACATCAAGATGTAGAAAATAGTGAACAGAAAACTAAAAACATAATGGGGAAAAAGAGGTTGAAAGCCGAGAAAGAGATGATGAAGCAGAAAATAAAGGAAagtaataaactaaaagaaaaaacgtCAGGAGAGgagaataagaataaaaacttcCTAGATAATGAAAGAGATAAAGTTAATGGGAATCTGTCGAAACGTCCACAGGACACCgtaatgaaaaagaaagataagaatgaaAGTGCAAAAAGTAGTGACAATAAACATGGGGATAAACAGAACGCAAGAGTAAACaagaataaagaaggaaaaggtggAGTAAAGAGTCCAAAACATGAGGacacaaaaatgaaaaagaaagacaaGGATGAAAGTGCAAAAAGTAGTGGCAATAAACAAGGGGGTAAACAGAGTGCAAAAAGTAGTGACAATAAACGTGGGGGTAAACAGAACGCAAGAACAAACaagaataaagaaggaaaaggtggAGTAAAGAATCAAAAACACCCAAATACCAAAGGAGGAAGAAGTAAAGGGAAGAACGGAGAAGTGTCAAGAGGGAATGTTGAAAATTACctcaagaaaagaaagaagaagaagaagaatcaactaAGTGTATCTACCAGAGCCAAATGCTCAGAGTCGTCCAATTGcacaaatgctggaggagattgcAGGAAGCAGAAATTCTGCAGAAGACCGGTCTTGAATGCAACTTGCAATGCAGATGATTGTATATGCTGTGAAAATAAAGGTAGGCAAGATTCACTAACACTTGTGActgtaatcaatgtaaatatcaaccacaacgacATTCAACATCCAATTCTACTTTtg GAGAAGGAGGCTCTACAAGTTGCAACCCGAGCAGCAAGTGTGCAGCAAAGAACGGGTATTGCGTCACAGACGGTAAATGTCCAGGAAACCTCTGGAAGAAAGGATGCCAAGGAGGGGAAGGTTGTCGGTGTTGTGTGCCCA GTGTCTTATTGTGTCTCAAGTTTTACTGAAAACAAACTTGAGAATAGttacatttaa